The following are from one region of the Biomphalaria glabrata chromosome 4, xgBioGlab47.1, whole genome shotgun sequence genome:
- the LOC106080319 gene encoding glutathione S-transferase Mu 4-like, which yields MPSQLGYWAIRGLAQPIRLLLNYVGEEFKDNRYMQGDAPEYSRAEWEKVKYTLGLDFPNLPYYIDDKVKLTQSNAILRYLARKHNLYGSTVVEQAHVDLLLDVIMDVRNGFVRLCYGPDFSEQVRSQYIAQARPALESLEKYLGDKQFFIGDKITVCDFHIFEMLDVHKLLEPSLLEERPKLKAYLNRFASVPAIAKYLASDENIVRPINNKSAKFL from the exons aTGCCATCACAACTTGGATACTGGGCCATCAGAGGA CTTGCTCAGCCCATTCGTCTTCTGCTGAATTATGTTGGAGAAGAATTTAAAGATAATCGTTACATGCAGGGTGATG CCCCTGAATATTCAAGAGCTGAATGGGAAAAAGTGAAATATACTCTAGGCCTGGATTTTCCTAAT CTTCCATATTACATAGATGATAAGGTCAAGCTAACACAGTCCAATGCAATTTTGCGTTATTTGGCTCGCAAACACAATCTGT ATGGAAGTACAGTAGTTGAACAAGCACATGTTGATCTTCTTTTGGATGTCATAATGGATGTCCGCAATGGTTTTGTCAGACTTTGTTATGGCCCTGACTTC AGTGAACAAGTGCGTAGCCAGTACATCGCACAAGCCAGACCTGCACTGGAATCTTTGGAAAAATATTTGGGTgacaaacaattttttattggtGACAAG ATTACTGTGTGCGACTTCCACATTTTTGAAATGTTAGATGTGCACAAACTATTGGAGCCCAGTCTGTTGGAGGAGAGACCAAAACTGAAAGCATATCTGAACAGATTTGCATCTGTGCCTGCCATAGCAAAGTATTTAGCTTCTGATGAAAACATTGTCAGACCGATCAACAATAAATCAGCCAAATTTTTGtaa